The Synergistota bacterium genome has a window encoding:
- a CDS encoding gamma carbonic anhydrase family protein: MKRKEIFIAESAKLIGDVRLGERVSIWFGAVLRADLAPIIVGDLSNVQDNTVIHVDKDIPTVIGKGVTIGHSAVIHACKIGDFSLIGMGAIVLDKVVIGDHTIVAAGTVIPPGKEIPPCVLVMGVPGKVMRELTDEERRGLEEHSLNYWKLAESYLTR, from the coding sequence ATGAAACGTAAGGAAATATTTATAGCTGAAAGTGCGAAATTAATCGGTGATGTTAGATTGGGGGAGAGAGTTAGCATATGGTTTGGGGCGGTATTAAGGGCAGATCTCGCTCCTATAATAGTTGGAGATCTGAGTAATGTTCAGGATAACACTGTAATTCACGTTGATAAAGACATTCCAACAGTGATAGGTAAAGGAGTTACTATAGGTCATTCTGCTGTAATTCATGCTTGCAAGATAGGGGATTTTTCTCTTATAGGTATGGGAGCAATAGTGCTCGATAAGGTAGTAATAGGAGACCATACTATAGTAGCTGCGGGAACGGTTATTCCTCCGGGTAAAGAAATACCCCCATGCGTTCTCGTCATGGGGGTTCCAGGAAAGGTAATGAGAGAGCTAACCGATGAAGAAAGAAGAGGGCTTGAGGAACATTCTCTTAACTATTGGAAGCTTGCCGAGTCCTATTTGACTCGTTGA
- the clpP gene encoding ATP-dependent Clp endopeptidase proteolytic subunit ClpP yields the protein MLIPVVVEQTHRGERAYDIYSRLLKDRIIFIGELIDDNVANIVVAQLLFLEAEDPKKDIYIYINSPGGLVTAGLAIYDTMQYIKADVCTICIGQAASMAAVLLAAGTKGKRYALPHARIMLHQPLGGAQGQATDINIQAKEIMRLRSLINDILVKHTGQSLERIEKDTDRDFYMTAEDAKGYGIVDEVISRRK from the coding sequence ATGCTGATTCCGGTAGTAGTTGAGCAAACACATAGAGGAGAAAGGGCGTATGATATTTATTCACGTTTGCTTAAGGATAGAATAATATTTATAGGCGAGCTTATAGATGATAATGTTGCTAATATTGTTGTTGCTCAGTTGCTCTTTCTTGAAGCTGAGGATCCTAAAAAGGATATCTACATATACATAAACAGTCCAGGGGGGCTTGTTACTGCTGGACTTGCTATTTATGATACTATGCAATATATAAAAGCCGATGTCTGCACTATATGCATAGGGCAGGCAGCAAGTATGGCGGCAGTTCTTTTGGCAGCGGGTACGAAGGGAAAACGTTATGCTTTACCCCATGCAAGAATTATGCTTCATCAGCCTCTCGGAGGGGCTCAAGGGCAGGCTACCGATATAAATATTCAAGCGAAGGAGATAATGAGATTAAGGAGTTTAATCAACGATATTCTTGTTAAGCATACAGGTCAAAGCTTAGAGAGGATAGAAAAGGACACGGACAGAGATTTCTACATGACGGCGGAAGACGCTAAGGGGTACGGCATTGTGGATGAAGTAATAAGTAGAAGGAAGTGA
- the tig gene encoding trigger factor — protein MKAEIVERKGCRVRVKIEIPADVFAEAVDRAFRKLVKNAQVPGFRKGRVPRSVFEAIYGKKTLYDEAIQEVAPPAYEDALRDLRLEPIVRPRISFSQVEDGKPLVFNVDLVLKPEVKLGNYKDIDVVKEEIEVNDDMVNEVLKEYQEKSATFEDVKDRGAKEGDLLLIEIKDERSEEWRKMQVVMKDEFEETLRGAKAGDEREAEFKGEKFRIRVLDIKEKKLPSIDDNFAATFGYSSLEEWKNAIRNALEEELSKRAERIFREKVIEKLLELSEVEIPEEAIAEEIEYLKESDARKAKEYGLSLEDFLSRMGLEGNKIEEYYRRRAERRLKTEFVLDALAKKEDISLSEQEFDEELKKIAEENRIPYEKVKAVWGKGERAKVLKDDIIKRKAIDRIVEYVSGRGEEKENADSGSS, from the coding sequence ATGAAAGCTGAGATTGTGGAAAGAAAGGGGTGTCGCGTGCGGGTAAAAATTGAGATCCCGGCTGATGTCTTTGCAGAAGCTGTCGATAGAGCTTTTAGAAAGCTTGTTAAAAATGCTCAGGTGCCGGGTTTTAGGAAGGGAAGAGTTCCAAGAAGCGTTTTTGAAGCTATTTATGGTAAGAAGACACTATATGATGAGGCGATTCAGGAGGTAGCGCCTCCAGCTTATGAAGATGCTTTACGGGATTTAAGATTAGAGCCCATCGTGCGTCCTCGGATATCTTTTTCTCAGGTAGAGGATGGTAAACCACTCGTTTTTAACGTTGATCTTGTCCTAAAACCGGAGGTGAAACTTGGAAATTACAAAGACATAGATGTCGTTAAAGAAGAGATAGAGGTTAACGATGATATGGTAAATGAGGTTCTTAAGGAGTATCAGGAAAAAAGCGCAACCTTTGAAGATGTTAAAGACAGGGGCGCTAAAGAGGGGGATCTCCTATTAATAGAGATAAAGGATGAGAGAAGTGAGGAGTGGAGAAAGATGCAGGTAGTTATGAAGGATGAGTTCGAGGAGACGCTTAGAGGAGCAAAAGCAGGAGATGAAAGAGAAGCGGAATTTAAGGGAGAAAAATTTAGGATTAGGGTTCTGGATATAAAGGAGAAGAAGCTTCCTTCTATAGATGATAACTTTGCTGCGACTTTTGGCTATAGCTCATTGGAAGAGTGGAAAAATGCAATAAGGAATGCACTTGAAGAGGAGCTCAGTAAGAGAGCGGAAAGGATCTTTAGGGAAAAGGTGATTGAAAAGCTTCTTGAGTTATCCGAGGTTGAGATTCCTGAGGAAGCCATTGCTGAGGAGATAGAGTATTTAAAAGAGAGCGATGCGAGGAAAGCCAAAGAGTATGGGTTAAGCCTTGAAGATTTCTTAAGCAGGATGGGGCTTGAGGGGAATAAGATAGAGGAGTATTATAGGAGGCGAGCTGAAAGACGGCTTAAGACCGAGTTCGTGTTGGATGCTTTAGCCAAAAAAGAAGACATTTCTCTTTCAGAACAGGAATTTGATGAGGAGCTTAAAAAGATAGCTGAGGAAAATAGAATTCCGTATGAGAAGGTGAAGGCAGTTTGGGGGAAGGGTGAAAGAGCAAAGGTCCTTAAAGATGATATAATAAAGAGGAAAGCTATAGATAGGATTGTAGAATACGTTTCGGGGAGAGGTGAGGAGAAGGAAAATGCTGATTCCGGTAGTAGTTGA
- a CDS encoding MBL fold metallo-hydrolase, with the protein MSTTSITLYEDEEHKFILLGWEEEEEEGIVQTNQYLILDRNEAVLLDPGGAHVFPRVLANVAEHVSLDQIKHIFFSHQDPDVSSGVMLWLSIAERANIYISELWLRFLPHFGIYDQKRVKGIPDRGMKIKFGSGRELECLPAHFLHSLANFSLYDPTSKILFSGDIGAAIFPKGGRYPIVEDFQKHLKLMEGFHRRYMVSGKACKKWVDIVSQRKIDMIAPQHGAVMKGESVKEFLRWFSNLTCGVELIDEIYGR; encoded by the coding sequence TTGAGCACAACAAGCATAACGCTTTATGAGGATGAAGAGCATAAGTTCATACTTCTGGGATGGGAGGAGGAAGAGGAGGAGGGAATAGTTCAGACAAACCAATATCTTATATTGGACAGGAATGAAGCTGTTCTTCTTGATCCAGGTGGGGCCCACGTTTTTCCAAGAGTTTTGGCTAATGTGGCAGAGCACGTTAGCCTTGATCAAATTAAGCATATATTTTTCTCTCATCAAGATCCAGATGTTTCCTCTGGAGTGATGCTATGGTTATCCATAGCAGAGAGAGCGAACATTTATATCTCAGAGCTGTGGTTGAGGTTTCTCCCTCACTTTGGGATATATGATCAAAAGAGGGTTAAGGGGATACCGGATCGTGGGATGAAGATAAAGTTTGGAAGTGGTCGTGAGCTTGAGTGCTTGCCAGCTCACTTTCTACACTCTCTTGCCAACTTTAGTCTTTATGATCCTACTTCTAAAATCCTCTTTTCAGGGGACATAGGTGCTGCCATATTTCCAAAAGGAGGGCGTTATCCGATCGTTGAGGATTTTCAAAAGCATCTTAAGCTGATGGAGGGATTTCACAGAAGATATATGGTTTCTGGAAAAGCTTGTAAGAAATGGGTGGATATAGTTTCTCAGAGAAAGATAGATATGATAGCTCCTCAGCACGGAGCGGTTATGAAAGGGGAATCTGTGAAGGAATTCTTGAGGTGGTTTTCTAACTTGACCTGTGGTGTGGAGCTCATCGATGAAATATACGGAAGGTGA
- a CDS encoding chemotaxis protein, which yields MNRKVLKKMSSAFFAENVMTSFMEQLDEVLLRRIGSIQKEMGDLSRDFIEMSDEFKGLVERFDKSFQEIDETAGEMEEIRSRLVKELEESGTDLAKVNEDIRRALGEASSALEKFSEIADLIRSISKIAKQTNLLALNASIEAARAGERGKGFAVVASEVQKLAGEANHVSSEINERIKHISVSVTSALNSLRIIEKVFEAFENSLKQIMNFMEYNQEFLRRISSVLSEAQTQIRGRSSELGDAVKLMNESVEKFDVLMQTISAIVRAQKKLKDLEI from the coding sequence ATGAATAGGAAAGTACTTAAGAAGATGTCCTCTGCCTTCTTTGCGGAAAATGTAATGACATCTTTTATGGAACAACTCGATGAAGTCTTGTTAAGGAGAATAGGGAGTATTCAGAAGGAGATGGGCGATCTTTCTCGCGATTTTATAGAGATGTCTGATGAGTTTAAGGGATTGGTTGAGCGTTTTGATAAGAGCTTTCAGGAGATAGATGAGACCGCGGGAGAGATGGAAGAGATAAGGAGCAGGCTTGTTAAGGAGCTTGAGGAATCGGGAACCGATCTTGCAAAGGTAAACGAGGATATAAGAAGAGCTCTTGGTGAGGCTTCCTCCGCGCTTGAGAAGTTTTCGGAGATAGCCGACCTTATAAGGTCTATATCCAAGATAGCGAAGCAGACGAATTTACTCGCATTGAATGCTTCTATAGAAGCAGCTCGAGCTGGGGAGCGTGGCAAAGGTTTTGCGGTGGTTGCGTCTGAGGTTCAAAAGCTTGCTGGTGAAGCTAATCACGTTTCCTCTGAGATAAATGAGAGGATAAAACATATCTCTGTTTCGGTGACCTCGGCCTTAAATAGCCTTAGGATAATAGAAAAGGTGTTTGAGGCTTTTGAAAACTCTCTAAAGCAGATAATGAATTTTATGGAATATAATCAGGAATTTCTGAGGAGAATCTCCAGCGTTTTGAGCGAGGCTCAGACTCAGATAAGGGGAAGATCCTCAGAGCTTGGAGATGCGGTGAAATTAATGAATGAAAGCGTTGAAAAGTTCGATGTTCTCATGCAGACCATTTCTGCTATTGTGAGAGCTCAAAAGAAGCTGAAAGACCTGGAGATTTAA
- a CDS encoding protein-glutamate O-methyltransferase CheR, giving the protein MINRDDYTSFPKEYENFKKKFFELSGINLNSYKHQIHRRVHMLMKKWNIDDYDELFKLISTDKGRYMDFLNYLTINVSEFFRNPERFDILEKEIIPMIMRPDKSIKAWSAGCATGEEPYSLAIVFEDLRIKKTPRILATDIDRDAIEKAKRGIYEAKQLYNVRPDRLKKYFLKKSDNLYEVSQVIKDRINFKRHDLVLDPFDKDFDLILCRNVVIYLEREVKEKLYRKFKDALRIGGVLMVGNTEQIFGYKEMGFRSIKPFFYQRVK; this is encoded by the coding sequence ATGATAAACAGAGATGACTATACTTCTTTTCCAAAGGAATACGAAAACTTTAAAAAGAAGTTTTTTGAGCTTTCTGGAATTAACTTAAACTCTTACAAGCATCAAATACACAGAAGGGTCCATATGTTAATGAAGAAATGGAATATAGATGACTATGATGAGCTTTTTAAGCTCATAAGCACCGACAAGGGGAGATACATGGACTTCTTAAACTACCTTACGATAAATGTTTCCGAATTCTTTAGAAATCCAGAACGCTTCGACATCCTTGAGAAAGAAATTATTCCCATGATTATGCGCCCTGACAAGTCAATCAAAGCATGGAGTGCAGGGTGCGCTACTGGTGAGGAGCCATACTCACTTGCTATAGTATTTGAAGACCTAAGAATAAAGAAAACGCCCCGTATTTTAGCAACAGATATAGATCGCGATGCTATAGAAAAAGCCAAAAGAGGAATATATGAAGCAAAACAGCTTTACAATGTAAGGCCAGACAGACTTAAAAAATATTTCCTTAAAAAGAGCGACAACCTATATGAAGTCTCCCAAGTTATAAAAGACAGGATTAACTTTAAACGCCACGATCTCGTTTTAGATCCCTTCGACAAGGACTTTGACCTTATCCTTTGTAGAAATGTAGTGATATACCTCGAAAGAGAAGTTAAGGAAAAACTATACCGAAAATTTAAGGACGCCCTTCGTATTGGAGGAGTCCTTATGGTGGGCAACACCGAACAGATCTTTGGATACAAGGAGATGGGCTTCCGCTCGATAAAGCCCTTTTTCTATCAACGAGTCAAATAG